From the genome of Zalophus californianus isolate mZalCal1 chromosome 6, mZalCal1.pri.v2, whole genome shotgun sequence, one region includes:
- the LOC113908830 gene encoding guanine nucleotide-binding protein G(I)/G(S)/G(O) subunit gamma-11-like: protein MKMEVEQLCREVKLQRQQVSKCSEEIKNYIEERSGKDPLVKGIPEDKNPF from the coding sequence atgaagatGGAAGTTGAGCAACTTTGCAGAGAAGTGAAGTTGCAGAGGCAACAGGTGTCTAAATgttctgaagaaataaagaactacaTTGAAGAACGTTCTGGAAAGGATCCTCTGGTGAAAGGAATTCCAGAAGACAAGAATCCTTTTTAA